A window of Costertonia aggregata contains these coding sequences:
- a CDS encoding reverse transcriptase domain-containing protein translates to MNDEWLKFKKYPHIGKPLTNKKDKKWLKNYINNPENIANHKFVPLLHRTLSQRKYRPLENAPKNKSGKRQRTVSDKKERHIYFPSHLDSIIYSYYSHLLTKAYEDFLEDKPYGSVAVAYRKIPIGNGKSGNKSNIEFAFEAFEFIEKNKHLKLSIIVADVTSFFDNLDHRILHSQWKRVLNTDNLPKDHYTIFKNLVDNKYVNENELFKRFQHKLIIERFLPNDTSQKVLKRKKVSKIYNMRHENVVAFCDKDEFFEEATDLIRTDKPYKKDIRQKLNKKEKKGIPQGTPISATLANIYMLDFDERVHSKTTSRNAYYQRYSDDLIIICAQEDEEYFYDLIRKEIEVEANLDIQPKKTNTYRYELNENSEFYGGSIKNGILNPNKQLEYLGFMYDGSKIRVKTAGFSKFYRTMKRSFRRGAHFAKKAHIPSDSLFETRLYKRFTHLGSQRRMKWLPDENSQTGYSPSKQFDWGNFISYLNKANHVMKEINKDDTIIRQYRKVWNKFHDVKKATYEELLSDKK, encoded by the coding sequence ATGAATGATGAATGGCTGAAATTTAAAAAGTACCCTCATATTGGAAAACCGCTAACCAACAAAAAGGATAAAAAGTGGTTGAAAAATTATATTAATAATCCTGAGAATATCGCCAATCATAAGTTCGTACCTCTTTTACACAGAACCTTAAGTCAGAGAAAATACAGACCTCTTGAAAATGCACCAAAAAACAAAAGTGGTAAAAGACAAAGAACAGTTAGTGATAAAAAAGAGCGTCATATCTACTTCCCATCACATTTAGATTCTATTATTTACAGCTATTACAGTCATCTTCTAACTAAAGCTTATGAAGATTTTCTAGAGGACAAGCCTTACGGTTCTGTAGCAGTTGCGTATAGAAAAATACCAATTGGAAATGGTAAAAGTGGGAATAAATCCAATATCGAATTTGCTTTTGAGGCTTTCGAATTCATAGAAAAAAACAAACATCTAAAGTTATCAATAATAGTAGCTGACGTAACTTCATTTTTTGACAATTTAGACCACCGAATTCTGCATAGTCAATGGAAACGTGTTTTGAACACCGATAATCTACCAAAAGACCATTATACAATATTCAAAAATTTGGTTGACAACAAATACGTAAATGAAAACGAATTATTTAAACGGTTTCAACATAAATTAATAATAGAAAGGTTCTTGCCGAATGATACTTCACAGAAAGTTCTCAAGCGTAAAAAAGTGAGCAAAATTTATAATATGCGACACGAAAATGTAGTCGCTTTTTGTGATAAAGATGAGTTCTTTGAAGAAGCGACTGACTTAATTAGAACCGATAAACCATACAAAAAAGATATTCGTCAAAAACTCAACAAAAAAGAAAAGAAAGGAATTCCCCAAGGTACACCTATTAGTGCAACTCTCGCAAATATTTATATGTTAGATTTTGATGAACGAGTTCATTCAAAAACTACTTCGAGAAATGCATATTACCAAAGATATAGTGACGATTTAATAATCATTTGCGCCCAAGAGGATGAAGAATATTTTTATGACCTAATCCGTAAAGAAATAGAAGTCGAAGCAAATCTTGACATTCAACCAAAAAAAACCAATACTTACAGATATGAGCTTAACGAAAACTCTGAATTTTATGGAGGTTCAATAAAAAATGGAATTTTGAACCCAAATAAACAATTAGAATATTTAGGGTTTATGTATGATGGCTCAAAAATCAGAGTAAAAACAGCAGGTTTTTCGAAATTTTATAGAACAATGAAAAGGTCATTTAGACGTGGAGCACATTTTGCAAAAAAAGCACATATTCCATCTGACTCACTTTTTGAAACACGATTATATAAAAGATTTACGCATTTAGGCTCTCAAAGACGTATGAAATGGTTACCAGATGAAAATAGCCAAACTGGATATAGTCCTTCTAAACAATTTGATTGGGGAAACTTTATCAGTTATCTGAATAAAGCAAATCACGTTATGAAAGAGATAAATAAGGACGACACAATAATTCGACAATACAGAAAAGTTTGGAATAAATTTCACGATGTCAAGAAAGCGACCTACGAAGAATTATTAAGCGATAAAAAATAA
- a CDS encoding putative DNA modification/repair radical SAM protein has translation MSFERIKEKLNILADAAKYDVSCSSSGSKRTNTNKGLGDSSGMGICHSYSEDGRCISLLKILLTNYCIFDCAYCVTRKSSDIKRAAFKIQEVVDLTINFYRRNYIEGLFLSSGIFKSPDYTMERLVAVAKKLRLEENFNGYIHLKSIPGASDELMREAGLYADRLSVNIEVPTISGLKLLAPDKKHEDFTKPMLKVKNEIIQYKAEKKIIKSTPKYAPAGQSTQMIIGATGESDRDIMYSATHYYKNYNMKRVYYSGYVPVAEDSRLPAIGTQVPMLRENRLYQTDWLLRFYGFNVTEILNDIHPNLDMDIDPKLSWALRNLEHFPVDVNRADKRMLARVPGLGMKSVHKIIHARRFRKLNWEHLKKIGVALNRAKYFMVCDSNQWERRDMEAQKIKGLILRNSVGKFRKEYSNQLQLFN, from the coding sequence ATGTCATTTGAACGTATAAAAGAAAAACTGAACATTTTGGCCGACGCTGCCAAATACGATGTTTCCTGTTCCAGTAGCGGAAGCAAGCGCACCAATACCAATAAGGGTTTGGGTGATAGTTCCGGTATGGGCATTTGCCACAGTTATTCCGAAGATGGCCGTTGCATTTCCCTTTTAAAGATTCTTTTGACCAATTACTGCATTTTTGATTGTGCCTATTGCGTTACACGAAAAAGTAGCGACATTAAACGTGCGGCCTTTAAGATTCAAGAGGTCGTTGATCTGACCATCAATTTTTACAGGCGAAACTATATTGAAGGGCTCTTTTTGAGCTCTGGCATTTTTAAGAGCCCAGACTACACCATGGAGCGCCTAGTCGCGGTAGCCAAAAAACTACGTTTGGAAGAAAATTTCAATGGTTATATCCATTTGAAATCCATTCCAGGAGCAAGTGATGAGTTGATGCGTGAAGCCGGATTATATGCGGATAGGCTTTCGGTGAATATAGAAGTCCCTACGATATCTGGCTTAAAGTTATTGGCACCGGACAAAAAACATGAAGATTTCACCAAACCGATGTTGAAGGTCAAAAATGAAATCATTCAGTATAAAGCCGAAAAGAAAATCATCAAAAGTACCCCAAAATATGCGCCTGCCGGGCAAAGTACACAAATGATCATCGGTGCTACGGGAGAATCGGACAGGGATATTATGTATTCCGCTACCCATTATTATAAAAATTATAATATGAAGCGGGTATACTACTCGGGTTACGTGCCTGTCGCCGAGGACAGCCGATTACCGGCCATAGGTACCCAAGTACCCATGCTACGTGAAAATAGACTGTACCAGACCGATTGGCTCTTGCGTTTTTACGGTTTTAACGTTACCGAAATTTTAAACGACATACACCCAAATTTGGATATGGATATTGATCCCAAATTGAGTTGGGCCTTGCGAAACCTCGAACATTTTCCGGTAGACGTCAATAGAGCCGACAAACGTATGTTGGCCCGAGTACCGGGATTGGGCATGAAATCAGTTCATAAAATCATACATGCGAGAAGGTTTCGAAAATTGAATTGGGAGCATTTGAAGAAAATAGGTGTTGCCTTAAATCGTGCGAAATACTTTATGGTGTGTGACTCTAACCAATGGGAGCGGCGCGATATGGAAGCGCAAAAAATAAAGGGATTGATTTTACGGAATTCCGTAGGTAAGTTTAGAAAAGAATATAGCAACCAATTGCAGTTGTTCAATTAA
- a CDS encoding XRE family transcriptional regulator, producing MENEFTLKRFIDIRRELGYTQAEFAKLLGISNTTADIERGRTKLSGRVVAELLKQFKINPLWLFGESENQYLETSKTSVIPKVVTIDSSENENMVLVNAKAAAGYPQNIQDTSWYEQLPAFDLPIPEFRNATYRGFQIEGESMLPNLKPGEWVLAKATEHIDDVNPNKMYVVVLLDAVLVKKIERKPNSNNITLVSLNETYPPYEIKPFQIQEIWQISSKITFGEDATTEKGLLKQLQESMDELKSQLKYVKKV from the coding sequence ATGGAGAATGAATTCACTTTAAAGCGTTTTATCGACATTCGTAGGGAATTGGGATATACTCAGGCCGAATTCGCCAAACTACTGGGTATCTCAAACACTACTGCCGATATAGAACGTGGGCGCACCAAACTTTCGGGCAGGGTTGTGGCCGAACTATTGAAACAATTTAAAATAAATCCGCTATGGTTGTTCGGGGAAAGTGAAAACCAATATTTGGAAACCTCAAAAACCAGCGTTATCCCCAAGGTGGTTACCATAGATTCCTCAGAAAACGAAAATATGGTCTTGGTCAATGCCAAAGCGGCTGCGGGATATCCCCAAAACATTCAGGATACAAGTTGGTATGAGCAATTGCCTGCTTTTGACCTGCCCATTCCCGAATTTAGGAACGCTACCTACCGCGGTTTTCAGATAGAAGGTGAAAGTATGTTACCCAATCTTAAGCCTGGTGAGTGGGTACTGGCCAAAGCTACTGAGCATATTGATGACGTAAACCCAAACAAAATGTACGTTGTGGTATTACTGGACGCCGTTTTGGTCAAAAAAATAGAACGCAAACCCAATTCCAATAACATTACTTTGGTTTCTTTGAACGAAACCTATCCGCCATACGAGATAAAACCCTTTCAAATTCAAGAAATTTGGCAGATAAGCAGCAAAATAACCTTTGGTGAGGACGCCACGACCGAAAAAGGATTGCTAAAACAGCTCCAAGAATCTATGGATGAACTAAAAAGCCAGTTGAAATATGTAAAGAAAGTGTAG
- a CDS encoding transporter substrate-binding domain-containing protein produces the protein MLHTRKFLMVLLLLLSVGISNAQTQKDTLLVGYTAAPPFIINKNATLQGINIWLWKRVAKDLDLKYRFIPMGFSTMLDSLKNGSIDVSINPLTITSERSNKMEFTHSFYASNSTVAVAELSSFQKIYQFIEGFFNINFLKGLLLLLAIILLFGFLGWYFERKANPEHFRGGIKRAFGTVFGGLPLH, from the coding sequence ATGCTACACACACGAAAATTTCTTATGGTTTTGCTGCTTTTATTAAGCGTGGGCATTTCAAATGCCCAAACCCAAAAAGACACATTATTGGTGGGTTATACGGCGGCGCCACCCTTCATAATTAATAAAAACGCCACACTACAGGGCATAAACATTTGGTTGTGGAAACGTGTTGCCAAAGACCTGGATTTAAAATACAGATTTATCCCCATGGGTTTTTCCACTATGTTGGATTCCCTAAAGAATGGCAGTATTGATGTTTCGATAAACCCCTTGACCATTACAAGTGAGCGTAGTAATAAAATGGAATTTACCCACTCGTTTTACGCTTCGAACTCCACGGTAGCCGTTGCTGAACTTTCCTCCTTTCAAAAAATTTATCAATTTATAGAGGGCTTTTTTAATATAAATTTCCTGAAAGGGTTGTTGCTTTTGTTGGCCATTATTCTATTATTCGGATTTTTAGGTTGGTATTTTGAGCGAAAAGCGAATCCCGAACATTTTAGGGGCGGTATCAAAAGGGCATTTGGGACGGTCTTTGGTGGTCTGCCGTTACATTGA
- a CDS encoding ion channel yields the protein MTTVGYGDKAPKSGFGKIAALVLMFTGLLFISGLTASIASSLTVTQLNSDPDSFNEFKERKVGSVKNTGTTGFLKAHFFKDIHLYDNVTEGLIDLKDNKIEAFMYDEPILKYRIQQDSTLGRLNILPVKFDVQFYAFGLAKDQTVLEQAISQRILEIMETNEWQVLLSEYGLTEI from the coding sequence TTGACTACCGTTGGTTATGGCGATAAGGCCCCAAAAAGTGGTTTTGGTAAAATAGCGGCACTCGTCTTAATGTTTACCGGTCTTTTGTTTATTTCGGGGCTTACGGCCAGTATTGCGTCAAGCTTAACCGTAACCCAGTTGAACAGTGACCCGGATAGCTTTAATGAATTCAAGGAAAGAAAAGTCGGCTCGGTAAAGAACACCGGGACTACAGGTTTTTTAAAAGCCCATTTTTTTAAGGATATCCATTTATACGATAACGTGACAGAAGGGCTGATCGATTTAAAGGACAATAAAATCGAGGCCTTTATGTATGATGAACCTATTCTAAAATATCGCATACAACAGGATTCCACTTTGGGAAGATTGAATATTTTACCCGTAAAATTTGATGTGCAATTTTATGCCTTTGGCTTGGCAAAGGACCAAACAGTTTTGGAACAAGCCATTTCGCAACGTATTCTCGAAATTATGGAAACCAACGAATGGCAGGTATTATTAAGCGAATATGGCCTCACGGAAATTTAA
- a CDS encoding TIGR03915 family putative DNA repair protein, translated as MKNSKILIYDGSFNGFLTAVFIAFEEKVPVSDIQKNSVRQSGLFSETETIFTQTDKAQRVWKGIQKKSNSAVKNIYFAYLSENKGIELLLYRYIRKLFANKNSIHSDYSDGVVLKISQLARSVGREKHRMEAFVRFQLTQDQIYFANIEPDFDVLPLISKHFKSRYADQQWIIYDVKRKYGLFYNLHQVEIIALDMDEVYANSIRKNDRFLGEEYSYQELWNNYFKSTNIKSRINKKLHTQHVPKRYWKYLSEKKTAI; from the coding sequence ATGAAAAATTCTAAAATCTTGATCTATGACGGAAGTTTTAATGGATTCTTAACCGCTGTATTTATTGCTTTTGAAGAAAAAGTACCGGTTTCGGATATCCAAAAAAACTCCGTGAGACAAAGTGGACTTTTTTCCGAAACCGAAACTATATTTACCCAAACGGACAAAGCCCAACGGGTGTGGAAGGGTATTCAAAAGAAAAGCAATAGTGCCGTAAAAAATATTTACTTCGCCTATTTGAGCGAGAATAAAGGTATTGAGCTCCTACTCTACAGGTACATTCGGAAACTATTTGCAAATAAAAACTCCATTCATTCCGATTATTCGGATGGTGTGGTTTTAAAAATTAGCCAGTTGGCCCGTAGTGTGGGTAGGGAAAAACACCGTATGGAAGCCTTTGTACGCTTTCAATTGACCCAAGACCAAATTTATTTTGCCAATATTGAGCCGGACTTTGATGTGCTACCGTTGATTTCCAAGCATTTCAAATCCCGTTATGCAGATCAACAATGGATTATTTATGATGTAAAACGAAAGTATGGCCTGTTTTACAATCTACACCAGGTAGAGATCATTGCCTTGGATATGGATGAAGTCTATGCCAATAGCATTCGTAAAAACGACCGTTTCTTGGGCGAAGAGTACTCTTACCAAGAGTTATGGAACAATTACTTTAAGAGTACCAACATAAAATCCCGTATCAACAAAAAGCTACATACACAACACGTACCCAAACGGTACTGGAAATACCTTTCCGAAAAGAAAACGGCTATATGA
- a CDS encoding GNAT family N-acetyltransferase produces the protein MTIKLLHAKELNATIQSQVEALYKQLNAVNVQRPLEQILHENNNVIVAVCRDNEAVVAIAMLSTYIIISGHRGIVEDVVVDSAYRGKGIGKKLMQKLLEEAKKQKLDEILLFTGHHRTAAINLYKGLGFTLRKSGVYNMKL, from the coding sequence ATGACCATAAAATTATTGCATGCAAAAGAACTTAACGCAACCATACAGTCCCAAGTTGAGGCCTTGTACAAACAACTCAATGCGGTAAACGTACAACGCCCTTTGGAGCAAATTCTTCACGAGAACAACAATGTCATTGTTGCTGTTTGTAGGGATAACGAAGCGGTGGTTGCCATCGCGATGTTATCCACCTACATTATCATTTCGGGCCATAGGGGCATCGTAGAGGACGTTGTGGTAGATTCCGCATATCGTGGAAAAGGCATCGGAAAGAAATTGATGCAAAAACTTTTGGAAGAGGCAAAAAAACAAAAATTGGATGAAATTCTATTGTTTACCGGCCATCATAGGACCGCCGCCATTAATTTGTATAAAGGTTTGGGATTTACACTGCGAAAAAGCGGTGTCTACAATATGAAATTGTAA